TTAGTAGCTATATTTGCCTCTTTAATACTTAGTTTTATATTTAGCCGCAACTTAATAGCGCCAATTAATAGCCTAAAAAAGGCAGCTATTAAGCTATCTTCTGGTGATTTATCAGCGCGAGTTGCTATACCAGCCAACAGAAAAGATGAACTAGGTGTATTAGGTCGCGACTTTAACAGCATGGCTAATCAGCTTGAACAACTTATTAGTGCCCAAAAACGCCTATTGGCTGATATATCGCATGAGCTGCGCTCTCCTCTTACGCGTTTAAAAATGGCTACAGGCCTTGCGCAAATGCAAGCTAACGAGGCAAGCCAATCGTATTTATTACGCATAGAAAAAGAAGCTAACCAGCTAGATAAAATGATTGCTGATGTACTGCAAGTGTCGCGCCTAGAAGCCAAAAGCCAAACGCTTGCCCTACAAAAACAATCATTAAAAGGAATTGTTGATCACGTAATAAACGATGCTCAATTTGAAGCCAAACAAAACACCAAAACACTTAAGGTAAGCGGCAGTGCAGATGTAATGATTAATTGTGATGAGTCGCTAATAGCCAGCGCGCTCGAAAACCTGCTACGCAATGCCATTAAATATGCACAGAACGAAATAAGCTTTAGCGTAAATTACAACAAGGCAATCCATATAGAAATATGTGACGATGGCCCTGGCGTACCCGCAGATCAGCTCAGTAAACTGTGCGAGCCATTTTTTAGGCAATCAGATGCTCGCGACAGAGTAAGTGGCGGCACTGGGCTTGGCTTAGCCATCGCTAAAAATGCTATTATTGCTCACGGCGGTAATTTAGCATTATCAAACAAAGTAAAAGGCGGGCTATGTGCCAACATCACCCTGCCAATAATAAAAGAGTAAACCATGTTTTACAGCAGTGAATACGAGCTTGAGAGTAACCAACCTTTAATTGATGACTTTTACGAAAACATCCTTGTTAAGTCTTACTTAAAAACACCTCACGGCGCATTATTTTATGCTTATGCAAAGCCAGCTAATGCAAAAATGGCATTGGTTATTAGCTCAGGCAGGGTTGAAGGTGCTGATAAATACAAAGAACTCTTATGGGAATTTTACAATAATAACTACGCTATTTTTATCGTTGACCATCAAGGGCAAGGCCGCTCTTATCGTCACCTAAAAAATAAACACAAAGGCTATGTAGAACATTTTAAAAATTACAGTGCCGATCTAAATCAATTTACCCAAGAAATTGTAGATACATACTGGCACGGTAACAAGGTACTCATTGCTCACTCTATGGGCGGCGCTATAGCGCTTAATTACTTAGCCGAATACCAGCACAGCTATAAAGGGGTATTTTTATCTGCCCCCATGTTAAACATATTTACTAAAAAGGTGCCTCGTTTTTCTACCACTTTGGCTGTAAATATAGCTAAATTTTTAGGCTTACAATACAGCTATGCATTTGGGCAAAAAAACTATATCCCCCTAAACTTTGATTTAAACGTGCTAACAAGTAGTGAAATACGTTATAAGCAATTTAGGCACACTTACCACACTACGCCCTCATTACAACTAGGTGGAGTAACCTATGGCTGGCTACATGCGGTTATTAAGTTTTTGCCATCGGTAGATAAATTAAATATTACTATTCCAATGTATATAGCCAAAGCCGAAAACGATGAAGTAGTTAATAATACCGCGCTTGATAAGCTAGCGAGCAGCCATGCTAATGCATCAATAAAAAGTTTTAAAAATGCAAAGCACGAACTCTTTTTTGAACGCGACGAAATCCGTAAACCAGCATTAAAAAGCCTGTATACATTTTGCGAGTCTATTGAACCACAGAAAGTGGATCGAGGTGAATAAGAATATCTACCTCTGATTCAAAGCAGTTAGCAATCATCTTTTCAACTTCATCAGCCACATTATGCGCACGTATTAAGGTTAAATCGTCATCTAGCTCTAAATGCATTTGAATAAACTTAATTTTTCCGCCTTGGCGGGTACGAATATCGTGCACGCCGTGTACGTCTTGATGCTTATTGGCTATATCATAAATGCTTTGCTTTTCTTCATCGGGTAGCTCTTTATCCATTAAGTGATCTGCACTCTCACGCGCTATATCCCAGCTGTTGTAAAGTAAGTAACCCGCAACGCCAATGGCAAAAAGCGGATCGGCATACAGCACACCATAATACGCAAGTAATATGGCTAGTAATACGGCAGCATTTAAGATTAAATCGCCCTTGTAATGAACCGAATCAGCTCTAATAGCAATAGACTCAGTATGCTTAACGACTTTATTTTGAACAAATACAATAACTAAAGTACATACAATTGCAAAAGCGCTCACCCATACACCTAACAGCGAATGGTTAAGTACTATAGGGTTAAATAAGCGCTCAACACCATGAAATGCCAATAAACAACCGGAGCCTGCTATAAATGCAGCTTGGCCAAGCCCTGCAAGCGCCTCAGCTTTGCCGTGACCAAAACGGTGGTCGTCATCTGCGGGGCGCAGCGCATAACCTAAAACTAAAAAGCTCATTGCGGTGGCGGTAATATCCATTAATGAATCGGTTAAAGAGCCAAGCATAGAGGCAGAGCCCGACGCCAGCCAAGCCCAGGCTTTAGCCGCTATCATTAAGCTCACCATTATCATGGTAACTAGGCTTGATGTTTTAACCCAAAATTCGTAACTGCGGTGGTGCACGTTTATGTTCGCTAATCGCTGTATTCAATAGCGTGAGTATATCATTTTTTTAGCTAGATTCGTGTATACTGCCCTTCGTCAAATTACAAATTATTAGAAAGGCGCATTATGCTGGATATCGTTTTATATCAACCTGAAATTCCACCAAATACAGGTAATATTATACGCTTGTGTGCAAACACGGGTTACTCGTTACATTTAATTGAGCCGTTAGGCTTTGAGTGGGACGATAAGCGAGTAAAGCGTGCTGGCCTTGATTACCACGAATTTAGCAATGTGCAACGTCATGCATCGTTCGACGCATACCTTGAAAAATGCCAACCTAAAAAAGTATATGCCTGTACCACTAAAGGTAGCCAGTTCCATCACGAGGCAAGTTATGAAGCAGGCGATTGCTTAGTATTTGGCCCTGAAACACGTGGCCTACCAGATGATATGATCCAAGCCCTGCCAAACGATCAGCGCGTACGTATTCCTATGCAACCTAATAGCCGCAGTATGAACCTATCAAACGCTGTTGCTGTTTTTGTATATGAGTCTTGGCGCCAGCTAGGCTTTCCGAACGCGCAGTGATTAATGTTGCATTAGGCAATAAAAAACCGACTTAGCGTCGGTTTTTTAGTTTAAGTTTAGCTAACGTGCTTACTCAGCGCGTTGCTCTCGACCCAAAAGCGCCATAGCGGCTTCTTTCATGTCTTTGTTTTCATAAAGCACTTTATAAATTTGCTCAGTGATTGGCATTTCTACGCCAGCACGCTCAGCTAATAAATATACTTCTTTGGTGTTTCTAAAGCCTTCAACAACTTGGCCAATTGACTCAATAGCTGCGTCTACGCCTTCACCTTTACCTAATGCTAATCCAAAGCGGCGGTTGCGCGATTGATTGTCGGTACAGGTTAAGATTAAATCGCCAAGCCCAGCCATGCCCATAAAGGTTTCTTGTTTTGCGCCTAGCGCGCAGCCTAACCGTGTAAGTTCGGCAAGGCCACGGGTAATCAAAGCGGTTCGTGCATTGGCTCCAAAACCAACCCCGTCCGACATACCCGCACCAATAGCAATAACGTTTTTAACAGCTCCACCTAACTGAATGCCAATAAAATCATCGTTGTTATATACACGAAACGAGCGACCACAATGTAGTAAGTCAGCAAGTTGCTGAGCAAACTCAGTTGAAGTAGACGACACCGAAATAGCCGTAGGTAAACCCATTGCCATTTCTTTAGCAAATGTGGGCCCTGATAAAACCGCAAGCGGTATATCATCACCTAGCTCTTGCAATGCAACCTCTTGTAACAAGCGCCCCGTATTTGGTTCAAGCCCTTTAGTTGCCCATGCTACTTGCGCTCCGTCAACCAATGCAGGTTTAATTTGCTGTAACGTATCGCCAAATGCATGGCTAGGTATAACCACAAGTACAATGGCACTATTAGCTACGGCTTGTTGTAGATCGGCTTGTAATAAAAGAGTGTCGGGGAAAGGTACATCAGGTAAGTAACGTTGATTTTTCCGCTCAGCTGCAAGCGTGGCAACGTCGTCGCTATTGCGTCCCCAAAGAGTCACTTTATGACCATTTCGGGCTAAGCAAATAGCAAGAGCGGTGCCGTATGACCCCGCTCCTAATACAGTAACAGCTGAAGTTGCTGTACTCATAAATTATGCGTCTGCTGAAACCTGCTCAGCTTGCGCAGTGCGTTGTTGCATGTATTGTGCAAATAACGCATCAAAATTTACTGGCGCAAGGTTAAGCTGTGGGAAAGTACCACGGTTAACAAGATTAGATACGGCTTCACGCGCGTATGGGAATAACACGTTAGGGCAGTACGCGCCTAGCATATGTGCTAGTTGCACTTCTTCAAGTTCACCAACAGTAAAAATACCTGCTTGTTGAATCTCACATAAAAACGCAGTTTCTTCACCAATAGACGCTGTAACAGTTAATGCTAAAACAACTTCAAACACACCTTCGTCTAATTTATTAGAACGCGTGTCTAAATCTAGCTTAACTTCTGGCGTCCATTCTTTTTGAAAAATCGCAGGCGAGTTAGGCGTTTCAAACGATACATCTTTTGTGTAAATGCGTTGAATAGTAAATTGTGCGCCGGCTTCTTGTGCTGCTGCGTTTTGAGTTTCTTCGTTCATTGTGCTTCCTACGTGTTAGTTTTTATAATTAAAATTAAGCATTTAGCTTAGCGTCAAGTTTACCTTGCGCTTCAATTGCCATCATGTCGTCGCAGCCACCGATATGTTCATCATTAATAAAAATTTGCGGTACTGTGCTTGCGCCACCGGCTTTAGCAATCATCTCATCGCGAAGCTCTGGTTGAACACCAATATCAATATTTGTGTACTCAACGCCTTTACTGTTTAAAAGTGCTAATGCACGTTGACAAAATGGACAGTACGCTTTGGTGTATAAAACAACATTACTCATAATAAATCCTCTATCGGCGCTACTAACTGATTAGCGTCCTGTTGTAGTTGGAAGGCTCGCAGATTGCCACGACCCCATACCACCTGATAATACATAAACCGATTCAAAGCCTGCTTTATGCATTGCATTAGCAGTACCTTGAGCAGTCATGCCTGTGGCACATACCAATATAATGGGTTTGCTCGTGTGCTTTTCAAGGCTTGAAAAGTCAGATTGTTTTGCTTTTTCTGGGCTTAAGTGCTCTGCACCTGCAATACGACCTGCGTTAAATTCTTTTTGCGCACGTATATCAACTACCTTGCCATCTTCACGATTAATAAGGAGTGTTAATTGTTGTGGGTTAATTTCTC
The sequence above is drawn from the Pseudoalteromonas espejiana DSM 9414 genome and encodes:
- a CDS encoding ATP-binding protein, whose amino-acid sequence is MSSSKVNKSTYFAWLKRPQHYLFFKIFVWFWLTITGTVAALIFLSNITAINAVSTEPLRGPMKKNLIYTAKSIERSATKHKRTLVDVLSHPRLSKRKILFLGATQPEDALSNKEIPAEIDLSLLSFSQNMAAQVIFTEKYQAFGPINITVPEGSFYLYEIDINHQPPLIMRFKLMPNWMKILVAIFASLILSFIFSRNLIAPINSLKKAAIKLSSGDLSARVAIPANRKDELGVLGRDFNSMANQLEQLISAQKRLLADISHELRSPLTRLKMATGLAQMQANEASQSYLLRIEKEANQLDKMIADVLQVSRLEAKSQTLALQKQSLKGIVDHVINDAQFEAKQNTKTLKVSGSADVMINCDESLIASALENLLRNAIKYAQNEISFSVNYNKAIHIEICDDGPGVPADQLSKLCEPFFRQSDARDRVSGGTGLGLAIAKNAIIAHGGNLALSNKVKGGLCANITLPIIKE
- a CDS encoding alpha/beta fold hydrolase, with the protein product MFYSSEYELESNQPLIDDFYENILVKSYLKTPHGALFYAYAKPANAKMALVISSGRVEGADKYKELLWEFYNNNYAIFIVDHQGQGRSYRHLKNKHKGYVEHFKNYSADLNQFTQEIVDTYWHGNKVLIAHSMGGAIALNYLAEYQHSYKGVFLSAPMLNIFTKKVPRFSTTLAVNIAKFLGLQYSYAFGQKNYIPLNFDLNVLTSSEIRYKQFRHTYHTTPSLQLGGVTYGWLHAVIKFLPSVDKLNITIPMYIAKAENDEVVNNTALDKLASSHANASIKSFKNAKHELFFERDEIRKPALKSLYTFCESIEPQKVDRGE
- a CDS encoding cation diffusion facilitator family transporter; the protein is MIMVSLMIAAKAWAWLASGSASMLGSLTDSLMDITATAMSFLVLGYALRPADDDHRFGHGKAEALAGLGQAAFIAGSGCLLAFHGVERLFNPIVLNHSLLGVWVSAFAIVCTLVIVFVQNKVVKHTESIAIRADSVHYKGDLILNAAVLLAILLAYYGVLYADPLFAIGVAGYLLYNSWDIARESADHLMDKELPDEEKQSIYDIANKHQDVHGVHDIRTRQGGKIKFIQMHLELDDDLTLIRAHNVADEVEKMIANCFESEVDILIHLDPLSVVQ
- the trmL gene encoding tRNA (uridine(34)/cytosine(34)/5-carboxymethylaminomethyluridine(34)-2'-O)-methyltransferase TrmL — encoded protein: MLDIVLYQPEIPPNTGNIIRLCANTGYSLHLIEPLGFEWDDKRVKRAGLDYHEFSNVQRHASFDAYLEKCQPKKVYACTTKGSQFHHEASYEAGDCLVFGPETRGLPDDMIQALPNDQRVRIPMQPNSRSMNLSNAVAVFVYESWRQLGFPNAQ
- the gpsA gene encoding NAD(P)H-dependent glycerol-3-phosphate dehydrogenase — protein: MSTATSAVTVLGAGSYGTALAICLARNGHKVTLWGRNSDDVATLAAERKNQRYLPDVPFPDTLLLQADLQQAVANSAIVLVVIPSHAFGDTLQQIKPALVDGAQVAWATKGLEPNTGRLLQEVALQELGDDIPLAVLSGPTFAKEMAMGLPTAISVSSTSTEFAQQLADLLHCGRSFRVYNNDDFIGIQLGGAVKNVIAIGAGMSDGVGFGANARTALITRGLAELTRLGCALGAKQETFMGMAGLGDLILTCTDNQSRNRRFGLALGKGEGVDAAIESIGQVVEGFRNTKEVYLLAERAGVEMPITEQIYKVLYENKDMKEAAMALLGREQRAE
- the secB gene encoding protein-export chaperone SecB, which codes for MNEETQNAAAQEAGAQFTIQRIYTKDVSFETPNSPAIFQKEWTPEVKLDLDTRSNKLDEGVFEVVLALTVTASIGEETAFLCEIQQAGIFTVGELEEVQLAHMLGAYCPNVLFPYAREAVSNLVNRGTFPQLNLAPVNFDALFAQYMQQRTAQAEQVSADA
- the grxC gene encoding glutaredoxin 3, giving the protein MSNVVLYTKAYCPFCQRALALLNSKGVEYTNIDIGVQPELRDEMIAKAGGASTVPQIFINDEHIGGCDDMMAIEAQGKLDAKLNA
- a CDS encoding rhodanese-like domain-containing protein: MDQYIEFITNHPILSLAWVGIVFLIVSGWIKSKFSAVREINPQQLTLLINREDGKVVDIRAQKEFNAGRIAGAEHLSPEKAKQSDFSSLEKHTSKPIILVCATGMTAQGTANAMHKAGFESVYVLSGGMGSWQSASLPTTTGR